The DNA window ATACAGTTGAAAAAGGACAAACACTTTTTGCTATTGCAAAATTCTATAAACGGGATGTGAATGATATCGTGATTGATAATCCGGAAGCAATTGATGGAATAAAGCCAGGACAGATTCTGAAAATTCAAATGGTTAAGAAAAAACCTACTGAATTGACAGCAAACGATACCTCTAGTTTTATTTTACATAAAGTAGAAAAATCCCAAACACTTTACTCAATTAGTAAACAATATGGAATTTCAATTGATAAATTACGTGCGCTTAATCCCGAACTTTCTGATGGATTGAAAACAGGGCAGATGCTTAAAATCCCTTCTGCTAAAGTAAAATCGGATAATGTGGATGTAGCTACTACAAACACTTCTACAACAACAACGAATACAACCACAACGGTTGTCACCACTACCAATACCAGCACGGAAGCAGCGGATAGAAATTCTTTAGGCTATTCCAATTATAAAGGAGAAAAAAAGGAGGAATACAATATTGCTTTTTTCTTACCATTCAATGCTGATGAAGCAAATTCGATTGATATGGAGAAGTTGATTAAAGGTGATGTGTCTTTTTCTAACAAAACAAATGTGGCCTTGCAATTTTATGAAGGTGCTTTGATGGCAATCGATTCGTTAAAAAAACAACATTTAAATGCAAAAGTGTTCGTCTACGATATTGATGATAAAGATTCTGCAAACATTGCGAACGTTTTAAAGAAACCTGAATTGGCGTCAATGGATTTAATTATCGGGCCTCTTTATGGTTCGGGCTTTATTCCTGTTGCAAATTTTGCAAAAGAACATTCCATTGCTATTGTTTCTCCTTTTACGCAAGTAAATAAAATTTTATTTAATAATCCTTATGTTTCAAAAGTATCACCTTCTATTACCATGCAGGTGGAACAAATGGCGCATTTTGTTGTGGATACATTCAAAACCCAAAATATTATTCTTGTCAATAATTCCAATATAAAGGAAGTTGCATTTTTTAATGCGTTTAAAAATGTGGCGAACCCCGAATTGGTAAAAGCCGGATTACCTGTTTCTGATTCTATTAAAATTGGATATGGATTAGGCAACACTCAGAGTTTATTAAGCACTTCGAAAGTAAATGTGATTATTCTTCCTTCAAACAATCAATCATACGTTACTGAATTTATTTCAAGTTTAAATGGGCTAAAGGATAAATATAAAATTGTGTTATTCGGACTTCAAAATTGGGTGAATTATGATAATTTGGATTTTGAATATTTAAATAATTTATCACTTCATCTGCCATCAAATACTTATATTGATTATTCGAATGTTTCCACCCAATATTTTGTGAAAAATTATCGTGCGAAATACAAAACAGAGCCAGAGACTTATGTTTTCCAGGGGTTTGATATTACGTATGCGTTTGTTTCTCTTCTCCAAAAAGAAGGAACAGGTTTTCTGAAAAATCTTTCTGAAAATAAATTTCAAGGGATTTCCAGCAATTATCAGTTTGCTCAATACCCTGCTGATAGTGGATTCGAAAATAGGTTTGTGTACATTCTCAAGTACAGTGAATATCAACTACAAAAAGCAAATTAAAGGTGCCGAATAAAGAACAGATTTCTGAATGGTTTATGCAATTGCAGGATGCCATTTGCAATGCATTGGAGCAAGAAGATGGTCAATCAACTTTTAAAGAAGATAAATGGGTGCGTGCTGAAGGTGGAGGAGGAAGAACCCGAATCATTCAAAATGGAAATGTAATTGAAAAAGGGGGCGTTTTATATTCTGCCGTTCATGGTCCCTTACCTGATTTTTTGAAACGAGACGTAACAAAACCTGCAACTACTTTTTATGCAACGGGAGTTTCCATTGTTATCCATCCCAATAATCCAATGGTTCCAATTATTCATATGAATGTTCGCTATTTCGAAATGGATAACGGTGTTTGGTGGTTTGGTGGAGGAATTGATTTAACCCCCCATTATGTTGTGGAGGAGGATGCTACTTTTTTTCA is part of the Bacteroidota bacterium genome and encodes:
- a CDS encoding LysM peptidoglycan-binding domain-containing protein, with translation MKISKLYIKSLFPLVLFVLLAFSSYAQEKESTEIHKTRSSATINGLKYYLHTVEKGQTLFAIAKFYKRDVNDIVIDNPEAIDGIKPGQILKIQMVKKKPTELTANDTSSFILHKVEKSQTLYSISKQYGISIDKLRALNPELSDGLKTGQMLKIPSAKVKSDNVDVATTNTSTTTTNTTTTVVTTTNTSTEAADRNSLGYSNYKGEKKEEYNIAFFLPFNADEANSIDMEKLIKGDVSFSNKTNVALQFYEGALMAIDSLKKQHLNAKVFVYDIDDKDSANIANVLKKPELASMDLIIGPLYGSGFIPVANFAKEHSIAIVSPFTQVNKILFNNPYVSKVSPSITMQVEQMAHFVVDTFKTQNIILVNNSNIKEVAFFNAFKNVANPELVKAGLPVSDSIKIGYGLGNTQSLLSTSKVNVIILPSNNQSYVTEFISSLNGLKDKYKIVLFGLQNWVNYDNLDFEYLNNLSLHLPSNTYIDYSNVSTQYFVKNYRAKYKTEPETYVFQGFDITYAFVSLLQKEGTGFLKNLSENKFQGISSNYQFAQYPADSGFENRFVYILKYSEYQLQKAN